A window of the Planococcus citri chromosome 4, ihPlaCitr1.1, whole genome shotgun sequence genome harbors these coding sequences:
- the LOC135842545 gene encoding E3 ubiquitin-protein ligase Bre1-like produces the protein MENSTFSSEISNMDKMEYQCKENGEVYKKVIFEPIRIGPISTLDEMDNKVLQFQNKKLEMKMEEYQRVENELQQRIQQLEKRQSQDETVLNIVNTYWNQLNDDVGAILLDVDDEYDTDQIESETALNFINEMTSWDETQIDEKLMNSVQISTSAMAKIIRAYDHMLSKNYKILSSLKLLAGEDTSIDPTNDIEYTDSKIKHKLNFDNHDKRPSKLNNHDSGSLDKHDRKRMKLESSSETKQIDQTDSDIVTESKKETTSFTKTFSNRHSTSSNKVTCDSYHNHESYKERASNRSDNSAHNHDPGIVCNGKLNDDIAHKKTNISPEVKAVVSEIVDKVAHQSKAPVKQVFFGDDDEIRAYVNEQKARRDKDSVFRDEQEAVCDKELKNICVEITHDNVRLQNIISAFQNHQQKILANEQKIDDDLSIKMKEYEEWKSRVDDKEYENEKLKCKKFKIERHLSEAAETLEKLKVRKRNRTKSDSSVSGGKKNEEFEEELELQKEITNNRAEELERLRVKYQNSLDAIEELEKKLNDIPDEVIEETTEYKCLQSQFSVLHNETILVKDQIEEYHSHIQTLNATFVNKMEMTETEDLMTLRKLQTDLLQVQQKNSGLREQYERLKNDFEFHTTINEQTGPLNKEMRHLLIRLQKHTKHLKHEAQRYKRKYKELSTELNLLSKQSYADSKYKLENEGSNSSDFDETDFGFDVSDDFIDVPVKDDAIVEVKNEKLDSAFDDLLDSSLSLYDRPIVAIAIKQEPEICSPESPPPVPGPSKTCSKSKKRQHDALQECKEVLNRSKELQELLEVEELEDEKIFEDEYVQDLKNQLKKTETEQKELKLLLDMYKSVNRDKREKHQLAIAEKKLKSDIDEAKNQMKRILEIKRENRKKLADEDALRKIKYLEEQNFSLLRQINVHKQEEEALLSEMEVTNQAFEDMQEQNSRLIQQLREKGNANSKLIAESMKSTLLYDITCDEKENLQALITATSKQLDSVTTVMKELEEKELVYQTAINNVEKEINLRQQALDLHRKKAFEYAQRSSEMKIALEKYLNEVKESRQQISEKSSACDAETFKHNRLHEELSSLRRKLERIRKNEAPETPDVVLVEQVREYKEMLTCQSCKVRRKDAVLTKCFHVFCWECLRTRYETRQRKCPKCNATFGANDYHRLFFAN, from the exons ATGGAGAATTCTACGTTTAGTAGTGAGATCAGCAACATGGATAAAATGGAATATCAGTGTAAAGAGAACGGCGAAGTTTATAAAAAGGTGATATTCGAGCCTATACGTATAGGTCCGATATCAACCCTCGATGAAATGGATAACAAAGTgttgcaatttcaaaataaaaaactcgaGATG AAAATGGAAGAGTATCAAAGAGTCGAGAATGAATTACAACAACGTATCCAGCAGCTGGAAAAACGACAGAGTCAAGACGAGACTGTTTTGAATATAGTTAATACGTACTGGAATCAATTGAATGACGATGTTGGAGCTATATTGTTAGATGTAGATGATGAATACGATACTGATCAAA TTGAAAGCGAAACtgctttgaatttcatcaacgAGATGACAAGTTGGGATGAAACGCAGATTGACGAAAAACTCATGAACAGTGTTCAGATATCTACTTCAGCTATGGCCAAGATTATTCGAGCCTACGATCACATGTTatcgaaaaattacaagatACTTTCGTCGTTGAAATTACTAGCTGGAGAAG ATACCTCGATCGATCCAACCAACGATATCGAATACACCGATTCCAAAATCAAACACAAGCTCAACTTCGATAACCACGATAAAAGGCCATCGAAATTGAACAACCACGACTCCGGCTCTTTGGATAAACACGATAGAAAACGAATGAAACTAGAATCGTCCAGCGAAACCAAACAAATCGATCAAACTGATTCGGATATAGTTACCGAGAGTAAAAAAGAAACTACCTCATTTACCAAAACTTTTTCTAATAGGCATTCAACTAGCTCCAATAAAGTTACCTGTGATTCTTATCATAATCATGAATCATACAAAGAAAGAGCTTCAAATCGTAGTGATAATTCAGCCCATAATCACGATCCCGGTATCGTCTGCAATGGTAAATTAAACGACGATATCGCCCATAAGAAAACCAACATCAGTCCCGAAGTCAAAGCCGTTGTTTCGGAAATCGTAGATAAAGTAGCACATCAGTCAAAGGCTCCCGTCAAACAGGTTTTTTTCGGCGACGATGACGAAATTAGAGCTTACGTTAACGAACAAAAGGCTAGAAGAGATAAAGATTCGGTTTTTCGAGACGAACAAGAAGCAGTATGCGATAAAGAATTGAAGAATATTTGCGTCGAAATTACTCACGATAATGTTAGACTGCAGAATATCATCAGCGCTTTTCAGAACCATCAGCAGAAAATTTTAGCCAAt gaaCAAAAAATCGACGATGATTTAAGCATTAAAATGAAAGAATACGAGGAATGGAAGTCACGTGTCGATGACAAAGAATATGAAAacgaaaaactgaaatgtaaaaaatttaaaatcgaacGTCATTTGAGCGAAGCTGCCGAAACACTCGAgaaattgaaagttcgaaaacgAAACCGAACAAAGAGCGATTCTTCTGTTTCGGGTGGTAAAAAA aatgaagAATTCGAAGAAGAACTAGAATTGCAGAAAGAAATAACAAATAATAGAGCAGAAGAACTTGAAAGGTTACGAGTCAAATATCAAAATAGTCTGGATGCAATTGAAgagctagaaaaaaaa TTGAATGATATACCGGACGAAGTTATCGAAGAAACTACCGAATACAAATGCTTGCAATCGCAATTTTCTGTTCTGCATAATGAAACAATTCTAGTAAAGGATCAAATTGAAGAATATCATTCGCATATACAAACGTTGAATGCTACTTTTGTCAATAAAATGGAAATGACTGAG ACTGAAGATTTAATGACCCTGAGAAAGCTACAAACCGACCTTCTCCAAGTACAGCAGAAAAACTCGGGTTTACGTGAGCAATACGAACGACTAAAaaatgatttcgaatttcatacCACCATCAACGAGCAAACTGGTCCTTTAAATAAAGAAATGAGACATTTATTAATACGACTGCAAAAACATACCAAACATTTGAAGCACGAAGCTCAGCGTTATAAACGAAAATACAAAGAACTGAGTACCGAATTGAATTTG cTGAGTAAGCAAAGTTACGCAGATTCCAAATACAAGTTGGAAAACGAAGGCAGTAACAGttcggatttcgatgaaaccGATTTCGGGTTCGATGTCAGTGATGATTTCATAGATGTCCCCGTTAAAGATGACGCTATCgttgaagtgaaaaatgaaaaactggaTTCTGCTTTCGATGATTTACTG gattCTTCATTGAGTTTATACGATAGGCCAATTGTGGCCATAGCTATCAAACAAGAACCAGAAATCTGTTCACCGGAATCACCGCCCCCTGTACCTGGACCTTCGAAAACGTGCTCAAAATCGAAGAAACGTCAACACGATGCATTACAAGAATGCAAAGAAGTTCTGAACAGATCTAAGGAATTACAAGAATTGCTAGAAGTGGAAGAActggaagatgaaaaaatattcgaagaCGAATATGTTCAAGATTTGAAGAATCAATTGAA gaaaaCAGAAACCGAGCAAAAGGAATTGAAGTTGCTACTCGACATGTACAAAAGCGTTAATCGAGATAAACGAGAAAAACATCAGTTAGCAATAGCAGAAAAGAAACTGAAATCGGATATTGATGAAgctaaaaatcaaatgaaacgaattttg GAAATTAAACGCGAAAACAGAAAGAAATTAGCCGATGAAGACGCCCTtcgtaaaattaaatatttagaGGAGCAGAATTTTTCGCTCTTGAGACAAATCAACGTTCATAAACAG GAAGAGGAAGCATTACTCAGCGAAATGGAGGTGACTAATCAGGCATTCGAAGACATGCAGGAGCAAAATTCACGTCTCATTCAACAGCTTCGAGAAAAAGGCAACGCCAACAGCAAGCTGATCGCAGAAAGTATGAAGTCTACTTTATTGTACGATATCACCTGCGACGAAAAAGAGAACCTGCAAGCGCTG ATTACTGCAACTTCAAAACAGTTGGATTCTGTAACGACGGTAATGAAAGAACTAGAAGAAAAAGAACTAGTCTATCAAACAGCCATCAACAACGTCGagaaagaaattaatttaagGCAACAGGCTTTAGATTTGCATAGAAAAAAAGCTTTCGAATACGCTCAACGTTCTTccgaaatgaaaattgctctaG AAAAATACTTGAACGAGGTCAAAGAATCGCGACAACAAATCTCAGAAAAATCGAGCGCTTGCGATGCTGAAACATTCAAACACAATCGATTGCAC gaAGAATTGAGTTCACTGCGTCGTAAATTAgaaagaattcgaaaaaacgAAGCTCCCGAAACACCCGATGTCGTGTTAGTCGAACAGGTTCGCGAGTACAAGGAAATGCTGACTTGTCAATCGTGCAAAGTACGCAGAAAAGACGCCGTGTTGACTAAATGTTTCCACGTATTTTGCTGGGAATGTCTACGGACACGATACGAAACCAGACAACGTAAATGCCCCAAGTGTAATGCAACTTTCGGAGCGAACGATTATCATCGTTTGTTTTTCGCCAATTAA
- the Bulli gene encoding regulator of MON1-CCZ1 complex, protein MNSSYCLSLSDNPLRFEPLRKMTSVFYDYESKEIFTIIHSDEVMQIIVENTTTRKKTIYYVKHIRRVISLKFSPDQKILAIQHDSTSVDFITFHNGTQASSFTQSSKINNTEILGFIWVNGSEVLFVTKLSLELYQVEFGKRTLKYLKCVNMNILWFLYHPKTNLILLSIGSTNLQPFYVTDGNFNKLPKLEIEYSPFQKQIKPSTIHQKDVILTSCYSHTRVMIFQHSQGGSFPGTDIVIYTISKTAPPKKTHVLKLNLCGRFAVNIVDDLIVVHHQVSKTSFLFDIGLSIREEDSVSTLKPIIEAMSIEPPTDIESELYSSHWVTFQPNIIIDVGIGAFWYLNLNLSTFLNLMKDKCILTDFLLQRTSGKEYLIKMLNDVMINENRNLEEIATLFNRLNLVYKDKLELEFQSQVGLPVSSSVTVQIYKPLKTVKIVLNQLDMYSNVFSRFADYAYKSTPKNRKIFIWILLEYIRSLTDHNVSVQHCINELLINTLVLNKCFNELHQILQYHVISDSKPLACLLLSLENVYPPAHQLALDMLHRMANATEEITEVLLSKQQVISALRYSDTYGTESEISFRKYLDVAHSVDDPDVFYSIFVELENRDKTRTKNVCQLSSGGHCDVYVKAFQDRYRKNAINTEN, encoded by the exons ATGAATTCTTCGTATTGCCTGTCACTCTCAGACAACCCTCTGAGGTTCGAACCTTTGAGGAAAATGACTTCTGTATTCTACGACTACGAATCCAAAGAA ATTTTTACAATTATCCATTCCGACGAAGTTATgcaaattattgttgaaaacaCTACCACTAGAAAGAAGACCATATATTACGTGAAACACATAAGACGTGTgatatctttgaaattttcccctGATCAAAAAATCTTAGCCATTCAACACGATAGTACTTCAGTA gattttattacttttcatAATGGCACACAAGCGTCGTCGTTTACACAGTCTTCCAAAATCAACAATACAGAGATATTGGGATTTATATGGGTCAATGGATCTGAAGTTTTATTCGTTACCAAATTAAGCTTAGAATTATATCAG GTTGAATTCGGGAAAAGAACGTTGAAGTATTTAAAATGCGTCAACATGAATATCCTGTGGTTTTTATACCATCCTAAGACGAATTTAATCCTTTTAAGTATCGGTAGTACTAATTTACAACCATTTTATGTAAccgatggaaatttcaacaagtTACCTAAGCTAGAAA TCGAATACTCGCCGTTTCAAAAGCAAATTAAACCGAGTACGATTCATCAGAAAGATGTGATTTTGACTTCGTGTTATAGTCATACTCGtgtaatgatttttcaacattctcaAGGAGGATCGTTTCCTGGAACTGATATTGTTATTTATACGATCAGCAa AACAGCGCCTCCGAAAAAAACGCACGTTTTAAAACTGAATTTATGTGGACGGTTTGCTGTGAACATAGTTGACGATTTAATCGTAGTTCATCATCAAGTTTCCAAA ACTTCGTTTTTATTCGACATTGGTTTATCAATCAGAGAAGAAGATTCGGTTTCTACATTAAAGCCTATCATCGAAGCCATGTCCATTGAACCACCTACTGATATCGAATCCGAATTGT ATTCTTCTCACTGGGTGACTTTTCAACCGAATATTATAATAGATGTAGGAATAGGTGCATTTTG gtatttgaaCCTAAACTTGTCAACGTTTTTAAATCTAATGAAAGATAAATGCATACTGACGGATTTTCTCCTGCAAAGAACTTCTGGAAAAGAATACCTCATCAAA ATGTTGAATGACGTAATGATAAACGAAAACAGAAATCTAGAGGAAATAGCCACGCTATTCAATCGCCTGAACCTCGTTTATAAAGATAAATTAGAGCTAGAATTCCAAAGTCAAGTCGGTTTGCCCGTTTCATCTTCAGTTACCGTACAAATTTATAAGCCTTTGAAAACAGTCAAAATTGTGCTGAATCAATTGGACATGTACTCTAATGTATTTTCCAGATTCGCTGATTACGCTTATAAATCCACTCCAA agaaTCGTAAAATATTTATATGGATACTGCTCGAATATATAAGATCGTTGACAGATCATAACGTTTCGGTTCAACATTGCATTAACGAATTACTTATCAATACTCTGGTGCTGAATAAATGCTTTAATGAGCTTCATCAAATACTACAATATCATGTTATTTCGGATTCAAAGCCCTTA GCGTGTTTATTACTCTCGTTGGAAAACGTTTATCCTCCAGCTCATCAATTAGCATTAGATATGTTGCATCGAATGGCCAACGCTACCGAAGAAATAACCGAAGTTTTACTTTCCAAACAACAAGTGATTTCAGCCTTGAG GTATAGTGACACTTACGGTACCGAAAGCGaaatttcatttagaaaataCCTCGATGTCGCTCATTCTGTAGACGATCCGGATGTATTTTATTCGATATTCGTCGAGCTAGAAAATCGCGATAAAACAAGAACGAAAAATGTATGCCAATTATCGAGCG GAGGCCATTGCGACGTTTACGTTAAAGCTTTCCAAGACCGTTATCGAAAAAATGCCATTAATACGGAAAATTAA
- the LOC135846024 gene encoding sodium-coupled monocarboxylate transporter 1-like isoform X1, whose amino-acid sequence MHYITWIDFVAFFGMLIVSAVIGVYFAYFAAEKQNTVGQYLMGGKTMGVFPISMSLIASFISGISILGFPAEMYVYGTQFSLAAFSWAAACIPLSIIYLPVYFKLQITSSYDYLHKRFGYSVKFLGAVLFIIKQMLYIPIVIYVPALAFNQVTGMNLHLVTPIVCAICIFYTCVGGIKAVVWTDTFQILIMMLGLIVVLLIGINNLPSTEIIFERAAETGRLEFFNMSLDLRTRVTFWNTLIGDFFLITAGCSVNQAIVQRCLCLPNIRQARLALKIFALGQMVIVTLCCFTGLVIFATFYRCDPLITKGIQKADQLLPLYVSKIAPGKIPGLAGIFLSGVFSASLSTMSTGLNSMTGVIYEDMIKVFYKKELSEAEASNLMKVIVILLGLICVILVFVIEQLGTLIEIATSLGGVTSGALLGIFTLGMFLPWVNEKGVLCGGISSLLIMAWITINNQIQINLGNIVHPKKPVSIVGCNQDELSDPSIEITVNEVKSEAMYLYAISYFWFTFLGAIITGIVGVAASYFFGFNNPKCIDKDLLTPIVHRFLPQTEKVEMSEIEAKGYTPKSDPDCIQINHTS is encoded by the exons atgcattatATTACTTGGATCGATTTCGTGGCTTTTTTCGGTATGCTAATTGTGTCGGCAGTTATCGGAGTTTATTTCGCGTATTTCGCtgctgaaaaacaaaatactgTGGGTCAGTACTTGATGGGTGGAAAAACCATGGGTGTGTTTCCTATATCGATGTCTTTAATTGCCAG TTTTATATCTGGGATTTCTATACTTGGATTTCCTGCTGAAATGTACGTGTATGGAACCCAATTTTCGTTAGCTGCGTTTTCTTGGGCTGCTGCCTGTATTCCTTTGTCAATTATTTATCTTCCAGTGTACTTCAAATTGCAAATTACTTCTTCATACGAT TATTTACACAAACGATTTGGATATTCTGTCAAATTTTTGGGAGCTGTGTTGTTTATCATAAAACAG ATGCTATACATTCCTATTGTGATTTATGTACCAGCTCTAGCTTTTAATCAAG tcaCTGGAATGAATTTACATTTGGTTACGCCGATAGTTTGtgcaatttgtattttttatacgtGTGTG GGTGGAATAAAAGCAGTTGTATGGACGGATACATTTCAAATTCTCATAATGATGTTAGGATTAATTGTGGTTCTATTGATCGGTATCAACAATTTACCTAGTActgagataatttttgaaagagctGCTGAAACTGGTAGATTAGAGTTTTTCAA CATGAGTCTAGATCTTCGCAcaagggtgactttttggaatacACTGATAGGCGATTTCTTCCTTATCACTGCCGGATGCTCGGTAAATCAAGCTATCGTGCAAAGATGTCTGTGTTTGCCAAACATACGTCAAGCTAGATT AGCTCTGAAAATATTTGCCTTAGGACAAATGGTGATCGTAACACTGTGTTGTTTCACTGGACTCgtcattttcgcaactttctaTCGCTGCGACCCACTAATCACGAAA gGTATACAGAAGGCTGATCAGCTACTTCCCTTATACGTGTCGAAAATTGCTCCTGGGAAAATCCCTGGTCTCGCTGGTATATTTTTATCTGGGGTATTCAGCGCTTCTTTAAG TACGATGTCAACTGGTTTAAACTCGATGACCGGGGTCATATACGAAGACATGATAaaagtattttataaaaaagaatTATCCGAAGCTGAAGCTAGTAACTTAATGAAAGTCATTGTGATATTACTTGGACTGATATGTGTGATTTTAGTGTTCGTAATTGAACAACTGGGCACATTAATTGAA ATTGCAACTAGTTTAGGTGGTGTTACCAGCGGAGCTTTATTGGGTATATTTACCCTGGGAATGTTTCTTCCATGGGTCAATGAGAAA GGTGTATTATGTGGTGGAATTAGTAGCTTGTTAATCATGGCTTGGATAACAATcaataatcaaattcaaatcaacTTAGGTAATATCGTTCATCCTAAAAAACCTGTATCTATTGTAGGCTGTAATCAAGACGAGCTGAGTGATCCTTCGATTGAAATCACGGTGAA TGAAGTAAAATCCGAAGCTATGTATTTGTACGCGATATCGTACTTTTGGTTCACGTTTTTGGGTGCTATTATTACTGGGATTGTTGGCGTGGCAGCCAGTTACTTTTTTGGATTCAATAATCCAAAATGTATCGATAAAGATTTACTGACGCCGATCGTTCATCGTTTTTTGCCACAGACTGAGAAAGTG GAAATGTCTGAGATTGAGGCAAAAGGCTATACTCCGAAGAGCGATCC
- the LOC135846024 gene encoding sodium-coupled monocarboxylate transporter 1-like isoform X2 encodes MHYITWIDFVAFFGMLIVSAVIGVYFAYFAAEKQNTVGQYLMGGKTMGVFPISMSLIASFISGISILGFPAEMYVYGTQFSLAAFSWAAACIPLSIIYLPVYFKLQITSSYDYLHKRFGYSVKFLGAVLFIIKQMLYIPIVIYVPALAFNQVTGMNLHLVTPIVCAICIFYTCVGGIKAVVWTDTFQILIMMLGLIVVLLIGINNLPSTEIIFERAAETGRLEFFNMSLDLRTRVTFWNTLIGDFFLITAGCSVNQAIVQRCLCLPNIRQARLALKIFALGQMVIVTLCCFTGLVIFATFYRCDPLITKGIQKADQLLPLYVSKIAPGKIPGLAGIFLSGVFSASLSTMSTGLNSMTGVIYEDMIKVFYKKELSEAEASNLMKVIVILLGLICVILVFVIEQLGTLIEIATSLGGVTSGALLGIFTLGMFLPWVNEKGVLCGGISSLLIMAWITINNQIQINLGNIVHPKKPVSIVGCNQDELSDPSIEITVK; translated from the exons atgcattatATTACTTGGATCGATTTCGTGGCTTTTTTCGGTATGCTAATTGTGTCGGCAGTTATCGGAGTTTATTTCGCGTATTTCGCtgctgaaaaacaaaatactgTGGGTCAGTACTTGATGGGTGGAAAAACCATGGGTGTGTTTCCTATATCGATGTCTTTAATTGCCAG TTTTATATCTGGGATTTCTATACTTGGATTTCCTGCTGAAATGTACGTGTATGGAACCCAATTTTCGTTAGCTGCGTTTTCTTGGGCTGCTGCCTGTATTCCTTTGTCAATTATTTATCTTCCAGTGTACTTCAAATTGCAAATTACTTCTTCATACGAT TATTTACACAAACGATTTGGATATTCTGTCAAATTTTTGGGAGCTGTGTTGTTTATCATAAAACAG ATGCTATACATTCCTATTGTGATTTATGTACCAGCTCTAGCTTTTAATCAAG tcaCTGGAATGAATTTACATTTGGTTACGCCGATAGTTTGtgcaatttgtattttttatacgtGTGTG GGTGGAATAAAAGCAGTTGTATGGACGGATACATTTCAAATTCTCATAATGATGTTAGGATTAATTGTGGTTCTATTGATCGGTATCAACAATTTACCTAGTActgagataatttttgaaagagctGCTGAAACTGGTAGATTAGAGTTTTTCAA CATGAGTCTAGATCTTCGCAcaagggtgactttttggaatacACTGATAGGCGATTTCTTCCTTATCACTGCCGGATGCTCGGTAAATCAAGCTATCGTGCAAAGATGTCTGTGTTTGCCAAACATACGTCAAGCTAGATT AGCTCTGAAAATATTTGCCTTAGGACAAATGGTGATCGTAACACTGTGTTGTTTCACTGGACTCgtcattttcgcaactttctaTCGCTGCGACCCACTAATCACGAAA gGTATACAGAAGGCTGATCAGCTACTTCCCTTATACGTGTCGAAAATTGCTCCTGGGAAAATCCCTGGTCTCGCTGGTATATTTTTATCTGGGGTATTCAGCGCTTCTTTAAG TACGATGTCAACTGGTTTAAACTCGATGACCGGGGTCATATACGAAGACATGATAaaagtattttataaaaaagaatTATCCGAAGCTGAAGCTAGTAACTTAATGAAAGTCATTGTGATATTACTTGGACTGATATGTGTGATTTTAGTGTTCGTAATTGAACAACTGGGCACATTAATTGAA ATTGCAACTAGTTTAGGTGGTGTTACCAGCGGAGCTTTATTGGGTATATTTACCCTGGGAATGTTTCTTCCATGGGTCAATGAGAAA GGTGTATTATGTGGTGGAATTAGTAGCTTGTTAATCATGGCTTGGATAACAATcaataatcaaattcaaatcaacTTAGGTAATATCGTTCATCCTAAAAAACCTGTATCTATTGTAGGCTGTAATCAAGACGAGCTGAGTGATCCTTCGATTGAAATCACGGTGAAGTAG